One Dasypus novemcinctus isolate mDasNov1 chromosome 1, mDasNov1.1.hap2, whole genome shotgun sequence genomic window carries:
- the MUC7 gene encoding mucin-7, producing the protein MKTLPLLVCVCMLSACFSLSEGGRRPVKSHRPRPDYKLPSLRRPPSPRKPSRFDPNRFPKYPHPVFPKIPVYPGPSKCPVKKSTVVDNKALETTRQSSSSESSEVGPEISTTLPLPTTLIPQPSTAPPETTPAPTSPASQPTTAPPETTPAATSPASQPTTAPPETTPAPTSPASQPTTAPPETTPAPTSPASQPTTAPPETTPAPTSPASQPTTAPPETTPAPTSPASQPTTAPPETTPAPTSPASQPTTAPPETTPAPTSPASQPTTAPPETTPAATSPASQPTTAPPETTPAPTSPASQPTTAPPETTPNPSPTTLAPETSPTTAVPTTQIVTTTDTQTTTAEEPTPNQLTEMLLDLQYMINYLINKLLRP; encoded by the coding sequence CTCAGTGAAGGTGGAAGAAGGCCTGTGAAATCACATCGTCCAAGGCCTGATTACAAATTACCATCTCTTCGCAGACCACCATCTCCCAGGAAACCATCCCGTTTTGATCCAAACAGATTCCCTAAGTATCCACATCCAGTATTCCCCAAGATCCCAGTATATCCTGGGCCATCTAAGTGTCCAGTTAAAAAGAGCACTGTGGTCGACAATAAAGCCTTAGAGACTACCCGTCAATCTTCTTCCTCTGAAAGTTCTGAAGTTGGGCCTGAAATCTCTACAACTCTGCCTTTACCAACTACACTAATACCACAACCTTCCACAGCTCCACCTGAGACCACACCTGCACCAACTAGCCCAGCATCACAGCCTACCACAGCTCCACCTGAGACCACACCTGCTGCAACTAGCCCAGCATCACAGCCTACCACAGCTCCACCTGAGACCACACCTGCACCAACTAGCCCAGCATCACAGCCTACCACAGCTCCACCTGAGACCACACCTGCACCAACTAGCCCAGCATCACAGCCTACCACAGCTCCACCTGAGACCACACCTGCACCAACTAGCCCAGCATCACAGCCTACCACAGCTCCACCTGAGACCACACCTGCACCAACTAGCCCAGCATCACAGCCTACCACAGCTCCACCTGAGACCACACCTGCACCAACTAGCCCAGCATCACAGCCTACCACAGCTCCACCTGAGACCACACCTGCACCAACTAGCCCAGCATCACAGCCTACCACAGCTCCACCTGAGACCACACCTGCTGCAACTAGCCCAGCATCACAGCCTACCACAGCTCCACCTGAGACCACACCTGCACCAACTAGCCCAGCATCACAGCCTACCACAGCTCCACCTGAGACCACACCTAATCCTTCCCCAACCACTCTTGCACCTGAAACATCTCCAACTACAGCTGTACCCACAACCCAAATTGTTACTACAACTGATACTCAAACTACTACTGCTGAAGAACCCACACCAAATCAACTTACTGAAATGTTATTAGATCTTCAGTATATGATCAACTATTTGATTAATAAATTACTGAGGCCCTGA